A section of the Acidobacterium capsulatum ATCC 51196 genome encodes:
- a CDS encoding GH39 family glycosyl hydrolase has translation MKHASLKALVRHPRLSFLKAASVAVAVTFAAHAVAQSPSHQPRVITANVQAAAGPVNRFFDFSVGSDYSGTLIKADSQNQLQMVTDELGFRYIRFHAIFHDALGTVQQKNGKIVYNWTGIDELYDNLLARHIKPFVELSFTPQALATSKNSIFYYHANTSHPNPKEWRNLIAAFARHLEKRYGKAEVRSWYFEVWNEPNLSGFWEGGDQKAYFQLYDLTARTLKSVDRQLRVGGPATAGAAWIPAFLDYVKKTHAPIDFVTTHTYGVKGGFLDPDGKDDLLLDPSPNAIVGDVRRVHQQIAASPFPHLPLYITEWSTSYTPADPVHDSYISAAYILNKLKATQGLAQGMSYWTYSDLFEESGPPPAAFYGGFGLVTRDGIRKPAFFAYKYLHALRGETIPSSDPQSMLSTNGQNFTAVLWDFQTPAQGKLGDREFYTRLLPDHAAAPVDLTVTHLTPGTLYRLQLHRTGYGVNDAYSEYLRMGAPKNLTQPQIAHLDYLTRDQPERNQLLRAGSDGTIALHIPMRTNGIVLVTLRRVYSASPNPRH, from the coding sequence CTCAAAGCCCTGGTTCGCCATCCGCGCCTCTCGTTCCTCAAGGCCGCTTCTGTCGCCGTGGCGGTTACATTTGCCGCGCACGCGGTCGCGCAATCGCCCTCTCACCAGCCGCGCGTCATCACCGCCAACGTGCAGGCCGCTGCCGGTCCCGTCAATCGCTTCTTTGACTTTTCCGTTGGCTCTGATTACTCCGGCACCCTCATCAAGGCCGACAGCCAAAACCAGCTCCAGATGGTCACCGACGAGCTCGGCTTCCGTTACATCCGCTTCCACGCCATCTTTCATGACGCTCTCGGCACCGTGCAGCAGAAGAACGGCAAAATCGTCTACAACTGGACCGGCATCGACGAGCTCTATGACAATCTGCTCGCCCGTCACATCAAGCCCTTCGTCGAGCTGAGCTTCACCCCGCAGGCTCTCGCCACCTCAAAGAACAGCATCTTCTACTACCACGCCAACACCTCCCATCCCAATCCAAAGGAGTGGCGCAACCTCATCGCTGCCTTCGCCCGCCATCTTGAAAAGCGCTACGGCAAGGCTGAGGTCCGCTCCTGGTATTTCGAGGTCTGGAACGAGCCCAATCTCTCCGGCTTTTGGGAGGGTGGCGACCAGAAGGCCTACTTCCAGCTCTATGATCTGACCGCCCGCACCCTCAAGTCCGTCGATCGCCAACTGCGCGTCGGCGGCCCCGCCACCGCCGGAGCCGCCTGGATTCCTGCCTTCCTCGATTACGTCAAGAAGACCCACGCTCCCATCGACTTCGTTACCACCCACACCTACGGCGTCAAGGGCGGCTTCCTCGATCCCGATGGCAAAGACGATCTCCTCCTCGACCCATCCCCCAACGCCATCGTCGGCGACGTGCGCCGCGTCCACCAGCAGATCGCCGCATCCCCGTTTCCCCATCTGCCGCTCTACATCACTGAGTGGAGCACCAGCTACACGCCCGCCGATCCCGTCCACGACTCCTACATCAGCGCTGCCTACATCCTCAACAAGCTCAAGGCCACTCAGGGACTCGCGCAGGGCATGAGCTACTGGACCTACTCCGACCTCTTTGAGGAATCCGGCCCGCCGCCCGCGGCCTTCTACGGCGGCTTCGGCCTCGTCACCCGTGACGGCATCCGCAAGCCCGCCTTCTTTGCCTACAAATATCTGCACGCACTGCGCGGCGAAACCATCCCTTCCTCTGATCCGCAGTCCATGCTCTCTACCAACGGCCAGAACTTCACCGCCGTCCTCTGGGACTTCCAGACTCCAGCCCAAGGCAAGCTCGGCGACCGCGAGTTCTACACCCGCCTGCTGCCCGATCACGCAGCGGCCCCCGTCGATCTCACCGTCACCCACCTCACGCCCGGCACGCTCTACCGGCTCCAGTTGCACCGCACCGGCTACGGAGTCAACGACGCCTATTCGGAATACCTCCGCATGGGCGCGCCCAAAAACCTCACTCAGCCGCAGATCGCCCACCTCGACTACCTCACCCGCGACCAGCCCGAGCGCAACCAGCTTCTCCGCGCCGGCAGCGACGGAACCATCGCTCTCCACATCCCCATGCGCACCAACGGCATCGTTCTCGTCACCCTGCGCCGCGTCTACTCGGCCAGCCCCAACCCGCGGCACTGA